One window of the Camelina sativa cultivar DH55 chromosome 1, Cs, whole genome shotgun sequence genome contains the following:
- the LOC104709141 gene encoding uncharacterized protein LOC104709141, whose amino-acid sequence MERSSNASQCRNFDRGGLGFHKHLAGQKSYVQIHQEMEEEFGRPVSFGEVFMKTHTRADGSFVDQKAKQVAETYEKTLEEKLCEVGDDGPENSGNSSEHEKGNLFGLGSLVKTLRKGKRKESYAESSPSTPTLLELQEQLRNKIAHLDAENAQHDKEHQESQMRTNELLIYMKEKDPGFETFIASLRPRVPATTPSTAPEDSTPEDIIPPATVSGTHQPPR is encoded by the exons ATGGAGAGGAGTTCAAATGCTTCACAGTGCAGAAACTTCGATCGTGGTGGTCTTGGATTCCACAAACACCTTGCCGGTCAGAAATCATATGTGcaaattcatcaagaaatg GAGGAAGAATTTGGCCGTCCGGTATCATTTGGCGAAGTGTTCATGAAGACACATACTCGAGCTGACGGATCGTTTGTTgatcaaaaagctaaacaaGTAGCTGAAACTTATGAGAAAACATTAGAGGAGAAACTGTGTGAAGTGGGCGATGATGGTCCAGAAAATTCAGGGAATTCTTCTGAAC ATGAGAAGGGAAACCTTTTTGGTCTTGGATCTCTTGTTAAGACACTTaggaaagggaaaaggaaagaaagctaTGCAGAATCTTCTCCATCAACACCAACACTTCTCGAGCTTCAAGAACAACTTCGCAACAAGATAGCTCATCTAGATGCTGAGAATGCCCAACATGATAAGGAGCATCAAGAATCTCAAATGAGGACCAACGAGCTTCTCATCTACatgaaagagaaagatccaGGATTTGAGACTTTTATTGCTTCCTTGCGACCAAGAGTACCAGCAACAACACCATCAACCGCACCTGAAGACTCCACACCTGAAGACATCATACCACCAGCCACCGTGTCAGGTACTCACCAGCCACCGCGTTAG